CTGCAGAAATTTAAAGATCTTGTAATTTCTATTCCCCATTCCTTCTATTTCAAGTTTTGGGACCAATCCTCCATAAAACCAGGCATAATGTCTTATGAATATACTTTAGTGTTTCTTGCAGCCTTTATGGCAGTCCTTTTTTTAGAGCGTAAAAACATTTACTCTGCATGCAGGGCCCTTGTTCCGGGAGAAAGATTCAGGCTTGATAAAAAACAGCTTACACCTGAACTTCTGATTTTGATGAGCTCTTTATCATTTATCATGATGGTTCTTCTCAGCGCATTTGATGTTCCGGATTTTATTCCGGGTAGTAATGTTCTATATAACAAGCTCAACTTCTACCGTTATTTCATTCCTTTCTTTCCGTTCATGTTTGCTTTTATTGCTATGGTCTTCCAGAGGTTGTGGAGGTCAGGGAAACGGTCGGTGAAGATGATAGCTCTTATCCTTCTTGTTCTAAATCTCCTTTATTGTCTGACCTCGAATGTACGGCTTATGGATTATTCATCTCTTGGAACTTCTTTTATTACCAAGGGATACACAATGTATGGCTATGAGAAGCGGGCTGTTAACTATGCACTTGATGGATCTTCATCATTTGATGATGCCATACGAAGGTTTGAGAAATATAGTGATGAAGAAAAATATAATGTTTATCAGCTTCTTGGGTTTTATGCCGGTGTGAGGGATTACAGGCTTGAAGATGTTGTTGGTTCTGTCTCGAAGAATCAGGGGAATAGGTATAAAAGGATTATTGAAGGTTATTTTGAGAATAAAGGTTACAGATTCCTGAAGGAAGGCCGGGATATTGAAGAATATGTACGTATGGCTGACTCTCTTGCCAATGAGGATTATCAGCGTATATGCTTCAGAGAGCTTGGTTTTGTCTCCGCAAGCTATGAAAGTTTTAAAAAGAAGGCAGGTGAAATTATTCTGCTTCTTCCGGAAAAATATGCATCGAGCTTTGCCGAAGGATACGGGGAGGCGATGGTCAATGTTACGATGTTTTATTGTTTTATAGCTAAAATTGATAACGGACATAAATGGGTTTCATTCCCGCAGGAATATATAGGAGATTATTATTATGGTTTAGGCAGAGGATTGGGTACTTCCTTTATGGGAATAAAGAACTCTTTATATGATATATCAGAAGACAGGCCTGAATACAGGGCACTCTACTATAGGAGGCTGGACAATTATATTAATGATGTTAAAGGGTGGGCTTCAAATAAGAGATATGGCATTTCTGATAGAACAAAAATATATGAAGGGGTAAAGGACAAAACAAATGAAATTTTTTTTAGCTCACAGGAAATTAAAGAATATCTTGATAGTAAGTTCATGTAAATACCTATGATATCTTTTGTCATGGTTTGTCTTCATAAACTTTACAATTTATTTTATTGCTATTTTTTAAATTGGAGTATGATTCAAGAAAATCAAAGATCAATATTAAAAGGAAAATGAAATGAAGAAGAGCAGAATGATTATCGCAGTAATTGTAATTGCAGTTTTAGCAGGCGGAGGTTTCCTGATGTTTGGCAGGAAGAAGAAGGAAAATGTGCAGTATTCCTTCGCTTCTGCAACTAAAGGCAGGATAGTACAGAAAGTTTCTGCTACAGGTACCGTGAATCCCGAAGTGCAGGTTCTTATAGGGAGCCAGGTGTCAGGGAAAATAAGCGAGCTCTTTGCTGATTTTAACAGCCAGATTAAACAGGGACAACTGCTCGCAAAGATAGACCCCCTTATTTATCAGGCACGCGTTGATCAGGCGAAATTTAATCTTAACCTTGCAGGAGAAAATCTGAAAAAAAATGAGATTACGCTTAAAGATGCGGAAAAGACTCTTAAGCGGATGGAAGCTCTCAACAAAACCGGCTTTGCTTCAGACAAGGAGCTTGATGATGCACGCACAGCTTATGATTCAGCAGCAGCCCAGATAGGAGTGTCAAAGGCTCAGATAGATCAATTGAAGGCGGCGCTTGATGAATCAAAGACAAACCTTAAATATACAAATATAATTTCTCCTGTTGACGGGATAATAGTGACGAGAAATGTTGATGTGGGACAGACAGTAGTCGCCAGTATGCAGACGCCTACATTGTTCGTGGCAGCAAAAGATCTTACAAGAATGAAGATTAATACCAATGTTGATGAAGCAGATATTGGGAAAATCTCTGTCGGACAGGATGTTGAATTTACCGTAGATGCATATCCGGAGAGGACATTCAACGGGAAGGTATCACAGATAAGGAACTCTCCGCTTACTGTACAGAACGTCGTTACCTATGATGTAGTGATTGATGTAAGCAACCCGGATTTGATTTTAAAACCAGGCATGACTACTAGCGTGAACATCACCACGAGCATCGAAGACAATGTACTGAGAGTTCCAAATTCAGCCCTACGTTTTATCCCAAAGGAGTTGCGGGAGCAAATGGCAAAAAATCTGGAGATAAAGAAAAAATATGGCTACAAGGTGTGGAAGATGGGAAAAGAGGGCAATCCATTTTCTGTTGATGTTAAACCCGGTGTTACTGATGATGTTTATACGCAGATTATAAGCGGTGATCTAAAAGAGGATGACAAAGTAATCGTAGATGCGACCTACAAGGAATAAAATATTGTCATGGATGAATTGATAAAAGTAGTAAATCTCACAAAAATCTACCGCATAGGAGAATACTCTGTGGAAG
The sequence above is drawn from the Candidatus Schekmanbacteria bacterium genome and encodes:
- a CDS encoding efflux RND transporter periplasmic adaptor subunit, producing the protein MKKSRMIIAVIVIAVLAGGGFLMFGRKKKENVQYSFASATKGRIVQKVSATGTVNPEVQVLIGSQVSGKISELFADFNSQIKQGQLLAKIDPLIYQARVDQAKFNLNLAGENLKKNEITLKDAEKTLKRMEALNKTGFASDKELDDARTAYDSAAAQIGVSKAQIDQLKAALDESKTNLKYTNIISPVDGIIVTRNVDVGQTVVASMQTPTLFVAAKDLTRMKINTNVDEADIGKISVGQDVEFTVDAYPERTFNGKVSQIRNSPLTVQNVVTYDVVIDVSNPDLILKPGMTTSVNITTSIEDNVLRVPNSALRFIPKELREQMAKNLEIKKKYGYKVWKMGKEGNPFSVDVKPGVTDDVYTQIISGDLKEDDKVIVDATYKE